In Corvus moneduloides isolate bCorMon1 chromosome 3, bCorMon1.pri, whole genome shotgun sequence, one DNA window encodes the following:
- the HECA gene encoding headcase protein homolog: MPNQKGGKGKKNKRANSSGDEQENGAAAGGGAAAATGGGAAGGGGAGAAAAGGGGGAGGGAGGAAAAGGSAPGDVKSEAACATPLICSFGRPVDLEKDDYQKVICNNEHCPYSTWMHLQCFYEWESSILVQFNCIGRARSWNEKQCRQNMWTKKGYDLAFRFCSCRCGQGHLKKDTDWYQVKRMQDDKKKKSVLEKSTGRSITESAEEAKKGRPANKPQKGLSNDLQRRHSMDRQNSQEKGVMGGSYAVRSPCVSPGQSPPTGYSILAPTHFSGPRSSRYLGEFLKNAIHLEPHKKNMAGGGMFRNAHFDYGAAGLQAHRSGHFDTPVQFLRRLDLSELLTHIPRHKLNTFHVRMEDDAQVGQGEDLRKFILAALSASHRNVVNCALCHRALPVFEQFPLVDGTLFLSPSRHDEIEYDVPCHLQGRLMHLYAVCVDCLEGVHKIICIKCKSRWDGSWHQLGTMYTYDILAASPCCQARLNCKHCGKPVIDVRIGMQYFSEYSNVQQCPHCGNLDYHFVKPFSSFKVLEAY, from the exons ATGCCGAACCAGAAGGGCGGCAAGGGCAAGAAGAACAAGCGCGCCAACAGCAGCGGCGACGAGCAGGAGAacggggcggcggcgggcggcggagCCGCGGCGGCGACGGGCGGCGGTGCTGCGGGCGGCGGTGGAGCcggagcggcggccgcgggcggcggcggcggagcgggcggcggagcgggcggcgcggcggccgcgggcggcTCGGCGCCCGGAGACGTCAAGAGCG AAGCCGCTTGTGCTACTCCACTGATCTGTAGCTTTGGGAGGCCGGTGGACCTGGAGAAGGATGACTACCAGAAGGTTATATGCAACAACGAGCATTGTCCGTACAGCACTTGGATGCACCTTCAGTGCTTCTACGAGTGGGAAAGCAGCATCCTTGTCCAGTTCAATTGCAttggcagagccaggagctggaatgAAAAGCAGTGTCGCCAAAACATGTGGACCAAGAAGGGATACGACCTGGCTTTTCGGTTTTGCTCCTGTCGGTGTGGGCAGGGTCATTTAAAGAAGGACACGGACTGGTACCAGGTGAAGCGAATGCAGGATgacaagaagaagaaatcagTGTTGGAGAAGAGTACGGGAAGGTCCATTACAGAGTCAGCAGAGGAGGCCAAAAAGGGCAGGCCAGCCAACAAGCCTCAGAAAGGCTTGAGCAATGACCTTCAGCGAAGGCACTCTATGGACAGGCAGAACTCCCAGGAGAAGGGTGTCATGGGTGGCAGCTACGCCGTTCGCTCACCTTGTGTCTCTCCTGGCCAGTCCCCGCCCACCGGCTACTCTATCCTCGCCCCCACGCATTTCAGTGGCCCGCGTTCCTCGCGATACTTGGGAGAGTTTTTGAAGAATGCCATTCACCTGGAGCCTCATAAGAAGAATATGGCTGGTGGGGGCATGTTCAGGAATGCACATTTTGATTATGGGGCAGCTGGCTTGCAAGCACATAGATCAGGACACTTTGATACCCCTGTGCAGTTTCTGAGAAGGCTCGATCTGTCTGAGCTGCTCACTCACATCCCCAGGCATAAATTGAATACTTTCCATGTGCGGATGGAAGATGATGCCCAGGTGGGCCAAGGGGAGGACCTTCGGAAGTTCATCCTTGCTGCTCTCAGTGCCAGCCACAGGAACGTTGTAAACTGTGCTCTGTGCCACAGGGCGCTGCCAGTGTTTGAACAGTTTCCGCTGGTGGACGGGACCCTGTTCCTTAGCCCATCAAGACATGATGAGATTGAATATGATGTTCCCTGTCACCTTCAAG GAAGGCTTATGCACCTCTATGCTGTTTGTGTAGACTGCTTAGAAGGGGTTCACAAAATTATATGCATTAAGTGCAAGTCCCGATGGGATGGAAGCTGGCATCAGCTGGGAACTATGTATACCTACGATATTCTGGCAGCATCTCCCTGTTGTCAG gCTCGACTGAACTGTAAGCACTGTGGGAAGCCAGTAATAGATGTGCGGATTGGCATGCAGTATTTCTCTGAATACAGCAACGTCCAGCAGTGTCCTCACTGTGGGAATCTAGACTACCACTTCGTGAAgccattttcttcatttaaagttTTGGAGGCTTATTGA